A window from Chitinophaga filiformis encodes these proteins:
- a CDS encoding tetratricopeptide repeat protein, with protein MSNLENNEKLLKIFSNIRCLNRDQLPRYLDGRLTDLEKHLVEQHLVDCDLCFDALQVLQQPQYREKYQPLATSMQQFIRNSIKRISQVHKVERYQRQEQKKESFLIYFWVVAAIAIGAGGIYLVQQQRKFKAPVSRAIASNTELPAAQSETRPPVQAAIVTPVRNENEVSHKPAAPVTDLAPAAEQPAAAAPPVTPKPVVKDSVKAPAKPPAPAAVRDSIKDSARKQLAATAPKSPEVKDAPKDKPPAPEHKDTPTVAKKTEDKPEPKAPPKKDKDDAPEKKPAAEPASTDEFLYKAAMVYHQQGDLNEAISRYKHLSESPGKYGELSRYQLAVCYRSKGQTGKARRMFKEVVRMNGSMKEKAQAALDNL; from the coding sequence ATGAGTAACTTGGAAAACAATGAAAAACTACTGAAGATCTTCAGTAATATCCGCTGTCTGAACAGGGATCAGCTTCCCCGTTACCTCGATGGCCGTCTCACCGATCTCGAAAAACACCTGGTGGAACAGCACCTCGTTGACTGCGACCTCTGTTTCGACGCATTACAGGTACTCCAGCAACCCCAGTACAGGGAAAAATATCAACCGCTCGCTACCAGCATGCAACAGTTCATTCGCAACAGCATCAAGCGGATCTCACAGGTGCATAAAGTGGAACGCTATCAGCGCCAGGAGCAGAAAAAGGAAAGCTTCCTTATCTACTTCTGGGTAGTAGCAGCTATTGCCATTGGTGCAGGCGGTATCTACCTCGTACAACAGCAACGTAAGTTCAAAGCGCCTGTATCCAGGGCTATTGCCAGCAATACAGAATTGCCCGCCGCACAATCGGAGACAAGACCTCCGGTACAGGCGGCCATTGTCACTCCCGTGCGTAATGAAAATGAAGTAAGTCATAAACCGGCGGCGCCCGTTACAGACCTTGCACCGGCAGCTGAACAGCCTGCGGCAGCAGCGCCACCTGTTACTCCTAAACCTGTAGTGAAAGACTCGGTGAAAGCGCCTGCCAAACCACCGGCACCCGCCGCCGTCAGAGATAGTATTAAGGACAGCGCCCGGAAACAACTGGCAGCAACTGCCCCTAAATCGCCTGAAGTAAAAGACGCGCCGAAAGACAAGCCACCTGCCCCCGAACATAAGGATACGCCAACCGTGGCCAAGAAAACAGAAGATAAACCTGAGCCTAAAGCGCCACCAAAGAAAGACAAGGACGATGCACCGGAAAAGAAGCCCGCTGCGGAGCCCGCAAGTACCGATGAATTCCTCTATAAGGCTGCCATGGTATATCACCAGCAGGGAGACCTGAACGAGGCTATTTCGCGCTATAAACACCTTTCTGAAAGCCCCGGCAAGTATGGTGAACTGTCCCGCTATCAGCTGGCCGTCTGCTACCGCAGTAAAGGCCAGACCGGTAAAGCCCGCCGCATGTTCAAAGAAGTGGTACGCATGAACGGCAGCATGAAGGAAAAAGCACAGGCAGCGCTGGACAACCTCTGA
- a CDS encoding phosphatase PAP2 family protein → MKILQTLILCGVLLVQLNANAQSDTTTLQYTDSTKTKEVHTLTAADTTIRYRINGAYLGSMWTDLKYTVSRPAHWNGKDFTRLGIVLGTAGGLLAADYEVKQFFLRNHTNFWNSVTGQIEPFGNAYSPYLVGGMYVAGVISKNRQLEHTSLMTAKSLLISTLIYTFSKSVVRRGRPTYYDDPLVFNAPFSMDKYHTSFPSGHMLTVTSVATALAEAYGEDHPWVPWVAYSIAIMTGTTRLYQERHWSSDVWLGASLGYFVTKGVFKHHRQLERKKAMAALAATMP, encoded by the coding sequence TTGAAGATTTTACAGACGCTTATTCTGTGCGGCGTATTGTTAGTGCAATTGAATGCCAACGCACAATCCGACACCACTACCCTCCAATATACCGATAGTACGAAAACGAAGGAGGTACATACACTGACCGCTGCGGATACCACTATACGTTACCGCATCAACGGCGCCTATCTCGGAAGTATGTGGACCGACCTGAAATACACCGTATCCAGGCCCGCACACTGGAATGGTAAAGACTTTACCAGGCTGGGTATCGTTCTTGGTACTGCCGGTGGCTTACTGGCGGCAGACTATGAAGTGAAACAGTTTTTCCTCCGTAACCATACGAATTTCTGGAACAGCGTAACGGGGCAGATAGAACCTTTTGGAAACGCCTATTCTCCATACCTGGTAGGTGGCATGTATGTGGCAGGTGTGATATCAAAAAACAGGCAGCTGGAACATACTTCCCTGATGACGGCCAAATCATTGCTCATTTCTACCCTGATCTATACATTCTCCAAATCTGTGGTAAGGCGCGGCAGGCCAACATACTACGACGATCCGCTGGTATTCAATGCGCCCTTCTCCATGGATAAATACCATACCTCCTTCCCGTCCGGACATATGCTGACCGTCACTTCTGTGGCTACTGCCCTGGCAGAAGCCTATGGTGAGGACCATCCATGGGTACCCTGGGTAGCTTATTCCATTGCTATCATGACAGGTACCACCCGTCTTTACCAGGAAAGGCACTGGAGCAGCGATGTATGGCTGGGCGCGTCTCTCGGCTATTTTGTAACGAAAGGCGTTTTCAAACATCACCGCCAGCTGGAACGAAAAAAGGCAATGGCAGCCTTAGCGGCCACCATGCCTTAA
- a CDS encoding saccharopine dehydrogenase C-terminal domain-containing protein — protein sequence MKNILLFGAGKSATSLIDYLVSNAPRQKWHITVADQDLALIKSKTGKSYYVTPAVIDIRDQDARQKLVQETDLVISLLPPPLHIFVARDCLQFGKNLLTASYIDPEIRSLEKEIEQAGLLFMYEMGLDPGIDHMSAMKLIHSIEKKGGQISAFRSYCGGLISPESNDNPWQYKISWNARNVVLAGSSGAVYREKGKVKEITYQQLFDQPKTIHIPSLGKLAYYPNRDSMGYMNAYKLEDIPTFMRATLRYPDFCEGWSTLVKLGLTDDSKKIQTNDLTYYDWASQKIERDQKLSHEENIANYLGISAKSKVLRQLKYLGLLNGDAIGLGEQTNASILQHVVESKLGMEPSDKDMIVMTHEIEFERRGMTTRLHSYMITQGEDSLRTAMAKTVGLPLGIMAKLLLQEKIQLKGLKIPIMPDVYNPVLKELEEYNIRFEESFE from the coding sequence ATGAAGAATATACTCTTGTTTGGCGCCGGTAAGTCGGCCACTAGCCTGATCGACTACCTGGTATCAAATGCTCCGCGGCAAAAATGGCATATCACTGTCGCGGACCAGGACCTTGCACTTATTAAGTCTAAGACCGGCAAATCCTATTACGTTACCCCCGCCGTTATTGATATCCGGGACCAGGATGCCCGGCAGAAACTGGTTCAGGAAACAGACCTCGTTATATCCCTGCTTCCACCGCCTTTGCATATTTTCGTTGCCAGGGACTGCCTGCAGTTCGGCAAAAACCTGCTGACCGCCTCCTACATCGATCCGGAGATCAGATCACTTGAAAAGGAAATAGAACAGGCCGGCCTGCTCTTCATGTATGAAATGGGGCTCGATCCCGGGATTGATCACATGAGCGCCATGAAGCTCATTCACTCCATCGAAAAGAAAGGCGGGCAGATCTCCGCATTCCGTTCCTACTGCGGTGGCCTTATCTCTCCTGAAAGCAATGATAATCCCTGGCAGTACAAGATATCCTGGAATGCCCGTAATGTCGTGCTGGCAGGTAGCTCCGGAGCCGTATACAGGGAAAAAGGCAAGGTGAAGGAGATCACTTACCAACAACTGTTCGATCAGCCTAAAACCATCCATATTCCCAGCCTGGGCAAACTGGCTTACTATCCCAACAGGGATTCCATGGGCTATATGAACGCCTATAAGCTGGAAGATATTCCCACCTTCATGCGGGCTACCCTGCGCTATCCTGACTTCTGCGAGGGATGGAGCACACTTGTAAAGCTGGGCCTTACAGACGATTCCAAAAAGATACAGACCAATGATCTCACTTATTACGACTGGGCCAGCCAGAAAATAGAGCGGGACCAGAAACTGAGCCATGAAGAGAATATTGCCAATTACCTCGGCATCAGCGCCAAATCAAAAGTACTCAGGCAACTGAAGTATCTCGGACTGCTGAACGGCGATGCCATCGGGCTAGGCGAACAAACCAATGCATCCATCCTCCAGCATGTAGTGGAATCCAAACTGGGCATGGAACCATCCGATAAAGACATGATCGTGATGACACACGAAATAGAGTTCGAAAGAAGAGGCATGACTACACGCCTGCATAGTTACATGATCACACAGGGAGAAGACAGCCTCCGTACCGCCATGGCCAAAACAGTAGGATTGCCCCTGGGTATAATGGCTAAACTGCTGCTGCAGGAAAAGATCCAGCTCAAAGGATTAAAGATCCCGATCATGCCGGATGTATACAATCCCGTGCTGAAAGAACTGGAAGAATACAATATCAGGTTTGAAGAAAGCTTTGAATAA
- a CDS encoding C40 family peptidase — translation MPYAITVVPVMPLRSEPSHKSEIISQALWGECSEIITTGADGWVRVKCQFDGYEGWATFNHVEIIDEELYNAPYTHYTTAWVNRIQLNGKPMYVPFGCIIKPGTGPVTNWGRVTVHFEESPAVIGKANAVNTEALTAAAFQYLNTAYLWGGKSVFGVDCSGFTQTVYKTLGIELLRDAYQQATQGETVDFLQEARLGDLAFFDNAEGRITHVGILLNDHEIIHASGKVRVDPIDNQGITNVDTGVRTHKLRIIKRFF, via the coding sequence ATGCCATACGCGATTACTGTTGTACCGGTGATGCCATTAAGGTCTGAACCATCTCATAAAAGTGAAATTATCTCACAAGCCTTGTGGGGGGAATGCAGTGAAATTATTACTACCGGCGCCGATGGGTGGGTGAGAGTGAAATGCCAGTTTGACGGGTATGAAGGATGGGCTACTTTTAATCATGTAGAAATCATTGATGAGGAGTTGTATAATGCTCCTTATACGCATTATACGACCGCCTGGGTGAACAGGATCCAGCTGAATGGTAAACCTATGTATGTGCCTTTCGGATGCATCATAAAGCCTGGAACGGGGCCTGTTACAAACTGGGGAAGGGTGACGGTACATTTTGAGGAGAGCCCGGCTGTGATAGGTAAAGCGAATGCAGTAAATACTGAGGCGCTGACGGCAGCTGCTTTCCAGTACCTGAACACAGCTTACCTGTGGGGCGGCAAATCGGTATTTGGCGTGGATTGTTCCGGTTTTACGCAGACAGTATATAAAACGCTGGGCATTGAACTGCTGAGAGATGCATACCAGCAGGCGACGCAGGGAGAAACGGTCGATTTCCTGCAGGAAGCGCGTCTGGGCGACCTGGCTTTCTTTGATAATGCCGAAGGGCGCATTACGCATGTAGGAATATTGCTGAATGATCACGAGATCATTCATGCTTCAGGGAAAGTGAGGGTAGACCCTATTGACAACCAGGGAATTACCAATGTGGATACCGGTGTGAGAACGCACAAACTAAGGATCATCAAAAGATTCTTTTGA
- a CDS encoding SIR2 family NAD-dependent protein deacylase, translated as MKPKLVVLTGAGISAESGLRTFRDSDGLWEGYDVYEVASPQGWQKNPQLVLDFYNMRRRDVKAAEPNAAHFGLARLQEKFDVQIITQNIDNLHEKAGSKHVLHLHGEIFKMRSVLDETRSYVIEGDINLGDMAADGGQLRPDIVWFGENVTKIVDAAEIVMSADIFAVIGTSLVVYPAAGLVDCLRGGVPAYVIDKKLPEMSHREGLVKIEKPATLGILDLEEALAKL; from the coding sequence ATGAAGCCTAAATTAGTAGTATTGACAGGTGCAGGCATCAGTGCAGAGAGTGGGCTGCGTACATTCCGTGACAGTGATGGACTGTGGGAGGGATATGATGTATACGAAGTTGCCAGTCCGCAGGGATGGCAGAAAAATCCGCAGCTGGTGCTCGATTTTTATAACATGCGCCGCAGGGATGTAAAGGCGGCTGAACCCAACGCTGCTCATTTTGGCCTGGCCCGTTTGCAGGAGAAATTTGATGTGCAGATCATCACGCAGAATATAGACAACCTGCATGAGAAGGCGGGCTCAAAGCATGTATTGCATTTACATGGAGAGATCTTTAAGATGCGCAGTGTGCTGGATGAAACACGCAGTTATGTGATAGAAGGAGATATCAATCTGGGCGATATGGCCGCAGACGGTGGGCAATTACGTCCGGACATCGTATGGTTCGGAGAGAACGTAACCAAGATCGTGGATGCTGCCGAAATAGTAATGTCGGCCGATATTTTTGCGGTGATAGGCACTTCACTCGTCGTATATCCTGCCGCCGGCCTGGTTGATTGCCTGAGGGGCGGCGTACCTGCCTATGTGATCGATAAAAAACTGCCTGAAATGTCTCACCGTGAAGGACTGGTAAAAATAGAAAAACCGGCTACGCTGGGAATACTGGACCTGGAAGAAGCATTGGCGAAGTTATAA
- a CDS encoding DUF4878 domain-containing protein: MTSYLRILTLVLLFGTVLSSCKKRASPQEVALNFMHAIQDSNFDLARDYATKESQQVIQLYSFFDARRNDSERDKIKKAGIKVIETEENGDKATVTVLNSSSQQKERLQLVKENGRWKISLTFESIIPNYLPPASAPLDSTSMPPQDTTSPLPAR, encoded by the coding sequence ATGACCAGTTATCTGCGTATCCTCACCTTGGTATTATTATTCGGTACTGTACTTAGCAGTTGCAAAAAGCGCGCTTCCCCGCAGGAAGTAGCACTGAATTTTATGCACGCGATACAGGATTCGAACTTTGACCTGGCAAGGGATTACGCTACCAAGGAATCGCAACAGGTAATACAGCTTTACTCCTTTTTTGATGCCCGCCGTAACGATTCAGAACGGGATAAGATCAAAAAAGCCGGTATCAAGGTAATTGAAACAGAAGAAAACGGCGACAAGGCAACAGTAACCGTCCTGAACTCTTCTTCACAGCAAAAGGAAAGACTGCAACTGGTAAAGGAAAATGGCCGCTGGAAAATATCTCTCACTTTCGAAAGTATTATTCCAAACTATCTGCCGCCGGCAAGCGCACCATTGGATTCTACCAGTATGCCGCCTCAGGATACGACGTCTCCACTCCCAGCCAGATAA
- the gyrA gene encoding DNA gyrase subunit A — MSENTENQQDGKIIQINIEEQMKTAYIDYSMSVIVGRALPDVRDGLKPVHRRVLFGMNELGNNSNKPYKKSARIVGEVMGKFHPHGDSSIYDTIVRMAQPWSLRYMLVDGQGNFGSVDGDMPAAMRYTEIRLQRMAEAMLEDIDKETVDFSLNFDDTLEEPTVLPTRIPNLLINGASGIAVGMATNIMPHNLTEVVEGLIAYIDNRDITIEELIKYVKAPDFPTGGIIYGYEGVKQGFETGRGRVVVRGKINVETSKAGRERLVIYELPYQINKAALHQKIAQLADDKIIEGISEARDESDRDGMRLVIDLKREAIANVVINQLYKYSELQTSYGINNVALVKGRPRVLNLKEMLAEFVDFRHEVVVRRTRFELRKAEEKAHILQGYLIALDHLDEVIALIRASRTPDEAKDGLMSRFELSEIQSKAILELRLQRLTGMERDKIKEEYDEVMKLIAYLKDVLSDEGLRFKIIKDELEDVKKRFGDERKTEIQYLASEMRMEDIIAEEDVVITISHLGYIKRTSAYDYRQQKRGGRGALGGKTREEDYIEHLFVASTHHTMLFFTEKGRCYWLKVYEIPEGEKSGKGRAIQNLINLPTDDKIRAIIDIKDLGDKDFINSHYIVLCTSNGIIKKTLLEEFSRPRQNGVNAITINEGDQLLEAKLTNGNSEIMMAIRSGRAIRFPENTVRDTGRGAIGVRGIEVDNDKDEVVGMICVNKEDATRTVLVVSEKGFGKRTDIEEYRITNRGGKGVKTINITEKTGSLIAILDVTEKDDLMITCKSGITIRMAVADIREAGRATQGVRLIRLDDTDAIAAVARLDEQEEEKLDNEGMETEGSEQLGENSSEDPGTAAAEASEDETPAE; from the coding sequence ATGTCAGAAAATACGGAAAATCAGCAAGACGGCAAGATAATCCAGATCAACATTGAGGAGCAGATGAAAACGGCCTACATCGACTATTCTATGTCGGTGATCGTGGGTCGTGCGCTTCCGGATGTTCGGGACGGTTTGAAACCGGTACACCGCCGCGTGTTGTTTGGTATGAATGAGTTAGGTAACAACAGTAACAAGCCTTACAAGAAGTCGGCCCGTATTGTAGGGGAGGTCATGGGTAAATTCCACCCGCATGGTGACTCTTCCATCTACGATACCATTGTACGTATGGCCCAGCCATGGAGCTTACGTTACATGCTGGTAGACGGTCAGGGTAACTTCGGATCTGTAGATGGGGATATGCCGGCAGCAATGCGTTATACGGAGATCCGTCTGCAGCGTATGGCAGAGGCGATGCTGGAAGATATCGACAAAGAAACAGTGGACTTCTCCCTGAACTTTGACGATACCCTGGAAGAGCCCACTGTATTGCCTACACGTATCCCGAACCTGCTGATAAATGGTGCGTCCGGTATTGCGGTAGGTATGGCTACCAACATCATGCCGCACAACCTGACAGAAGTGGTGGAAGGTTTGATCGCCTACATCGACAACCGTGATATTACTATTGAGGAACTGATAAAATATGTGAAAGCGCCTGACTTCCCGACCGGAGGTATCATCTACGGTTATGAAGGTGTTAAACAGGGCTTCGAGACCGGCCGCGGAAGGGTAGTGGTACGTGGTAAGATCAACGTAGAAACATCAAAAGCAGGCCGTGAGCGCCTGGTGATCTATGAGCTGCCTTACCAGATCAACAAGGCGGCCCTGCACCAGAAGATAGCGCAGCTGGCTGACGATAAAATAATTGAAGGTATTTCCGAAGCGCGTGATGAAAGTGACCGCGACGGTATGCGCCTGGTGATCGATCTGAAACGTGAAGCCATTGCCAACGTGGTGATCAACCAGCTCTATAAATATTCCGAATTGCAGACCTCTTATGGTATCAATAACGTGGCCCTTGTAAAAGGCCGTCCGCGTGTACTGAACCTGAAAGAGATGCTGGCAGAATTCGTTGATTTCCGTCATGAAGTAGTAGTACGCAGAACCCGTTTCGAGCTGCGCAAAGCGGAAGAAAAAGCGCATATCTTACAGGGTTACCTGATAGCGCTGGATCACCTGGACGAAGTGATCGCCCTGATCCGTGCATCCCGTACGCCGGATGAAGCGAAAGATGGTTTGATGAGCCGCTTCGAACTGAGTGAAATTCAGTCTAAGGCAATACTGGAACTGCGTTTACAACGTCTGACCGGTATGGAGCGGGACAAGATCAAGGAGGAATACGACGAAGTAATGAAACTGATAGCTTACCTGAAGGATGTATTATCTGACGAAGGACTGCGTTTCAAGATCATCAAGGATGAACTGGAAGATGTGAAGAAACGTTTCGGTGACGAGCGTAAAACGGAGATCCAGTACCTGGCCAGCGAAATGCGTATGGAAGATATCATCGCAGAAGAAGATGTGGTGATCACTATCTCTCACCTGGGTTATATCAAACGTACTTCCGCTTACGACTACCGTCAGCAGAAACGTGGCGGACGTGGCGCATTGGGCGGCAAAACGCGTGAAGAGGATTATATCGAGCACCTGTTCGTTGCCTCTACGCACCATACCATGTTGTTCTTTACTGAGAAAGGCCGTTGTTACTGGCTGAAAGTGTACGAGATCCCGGAAGGTGAGAAGAGCGGTAAGGGACGTGCTATCCAGAACCTGATCAACCTGCCTACAGACGACAAGATCAGGGCAATTATAGATATTAAGGACCTGGGCGATAAAGATTTTATCAACTCTCATTATATTGTACTTTGTACATCTAACGGTATCATCAAAAAGACCCTGCTGGAAGAATTCTCCCGCCCGCGTCAGAATGGTGTGAACGCTATTACCATCAATGAAGGCGACCAGCTGCTGGAAGCTAAGCTGACCAACGGTAACAGCGAGATCATGATGGCTATCAGAAGCGGCCGCGCTATCCGTTTCCCTGAAAATACCGTACGTGACACAGGCCGTGGAGCGATCGGTGTAAGGGGTATTGAGGTGGATAATGACAAGGATGAAGTGGTTGGTATGATTTGTGTAAATAAGGAGGATGCCACCCGTACTGTATTGGTGGTTTCTGAGAAAGGATTCGGTAAACGTACTGATATTGAGGAATATAGAATTACCAACCGCGGTGGTAAGGGGGTTAAGACAATCAATATCACAGAAAAAACCGGTAGCCTGATCGCGATCCTTGACGTAACAGAGAAAGATGACCTGATGATCACCTGTAAATCCGGTATTACCATCCGTATGGCGGTAGCTGACATCCGTGAGGCCGGCAGGGCCACACAGGGGGTGCGCCTGATCAGACTGGATGATACTGATGCCATTGCGGCCGTAGCACGCCTGGATGAACAGGAAGAAGAAAAACTTGATAACGAAGGTATGGAAACAGAAGGAAGCGAACAGCTCGGGGAAAACAGCTCAGAAGATCCGGGAACAGCAGCAGCTGAGGCTTCGGAAGATGAAACGCCTGCAGAATAA
- a CDS encoding inorganic diphosphatase produces the protein MMTTNNPWHSVSTGSEAPKIVNAIIEIPKGCRAKYELDKESGLLKLDRVLYSSVYYPANYGFIPKTYCDDHDPLDILILSQVDVVPMCIMEAKVIGVMQMIDNGEADDKIIAVAANDMSVAHINDITELPPHFTAEIRHFFEEYKRLEHKTVKVSEFQNKAVAERIILESIEFYNKTFGDK, from the coding sequence ATGATGACGACGAACAATCCCTGGCATAGTGTCAGCACCGGATCTGAAGCGCCTAAAATAGTGAATGCTATTATTGAAATTCCTAAAGGCTGTCGCGCCAAATATGAACTGGATAAAGAAAGTGGCCTGCTTAAACTGGACAGGGTACTCTACTCTTCCGTATATTACCCGGCTAACTACGGTTTTATTCCAAAAACCTACTGTGACGATCATGACCCGCTGGATATCCTCATCCTCTCCCAGGTAGATGTTGTTCCTATGTGTATCATGGAAGCCAAAGTGATTGGCGTAATGCAGATGATCGACAACGGCGAGGCAGACGATAAGATCATTGCCGTAGCTGCTAACGATATGAGCGTAGCCCACATCAACGATATCACGGAACTGCCTCCGCACTTCACTGCTGAGATCCGTCACTTCTTCGAAGAATATAAGAGACTGGAGCATAAAACAGTAAAGGTTTCTGAATTCCAGAACAAAGCTGTGGCTGAACGTATCATCCTGGAAAGCATTGAGTTCTATAACAAGACCTTCGGCGACAAATAA
- a CDS encoding anti-sigma factor family protein, which yields MNEEYQDIFTTTACPTQQQLLDYVQGRLSAEEQHEVELHLADCEMCSEAVEGLSAFEQKEKIPVWLRQMKWQMLHKLRARKRRKHQVSYFVELAIIVLVVLFIILGAFWTYHFMTHK from the coding sequence ATGAACGAAGAATATCAGGATATTTTCACCACAACGGCTTGTCCTACACAGCAGCAATTGCTGGATTATGTGCAGGGCCGGTTATCGGCCGAAGAGCAACATGAAGTGGAACTTCATCTGGCTGATTGTGAGATGTGCAGTGAAGCTGTGGAGGGATTATCTGCATTTGAGCAGAAGGAAAAAATACCCGTATGGCTGCGCCAGATGAAATGGCAGATGCTACATAAACTGCGTGCCCGTAAACGCCGCAAGCACCAGGTGTCTTATTTTGTTGAACTGGCCATCATTGTGCTTGTAGTCCTTTTCATCATCCTCGGTGCATTCTGGACATACCATTTCATGACGCATAAATAA
- a CDS encoding RNA polymerase sigma factor produces MIYKNSQELTDEELLERFRTDENSDWIGILFDRYAILLLGMCMKYLKNEEDARDSVQQIFLKVLAEVNKHKVQFFRAWIYQVTRNHCLMQLRQKNQVRQEEVSEKHMNDAAEQEEDKARFVEKDNLLENMQYALEQLNPEQRTCVKLFYLQKLSYQDIAGQTGYTLLQVKSYIQNGKRNLKLLLGQQG; encoded by the coding sequence GTGATTTATAAGAATAGCCAGGAATTAACAGACGAAGAGCTGCTGGAACGGTTCAGGACCGATGAGAACAGCGATTGGATAGGCATCCTGTTTGACAGGTATGCGATCCTTTTATTGGGTATGTGTATGAAATACCTTAAAAATGAAGAGGATGCAAGGGACAGTGTACAACAGATCTTCCTGAAGGTATTAGCTGAGGTCAATAAGCACAAGGTGCAATTCTTCCGGGCCTGGATCTACCAGGTAACCAGGAACCATTGCCTGATGCAGTTAAGGCAGAAAAACCAGGTAAGACAGGAGGAAGTCAGCGAAAAACACATGAACGACGCTGCAGAACAGGAAGAAGATAAAGCCAGATTCGTAGAAAAAGATAACTTGCTGGAAAATATGCAGTATGCACTGGAGCAGTTAAATCCTGAACAGCGTACCTGTGTCAAACTATTTTACCTTCAGAAATTATCTTACCAGGATATTGCCGGCCAGACCGGCTATACCCTGTTGCAGGTAAAGAGTTATATTCAGAATGGAAAGCGTAACCTGAAGCTGTTACTGGGTCAGCAGGGATAG
- a CDS encoding tetratricopeptide repeat protein: MKKLLVSLVFCSAGLVAVAQRAKVNSAEDALAKKDYDKAKADIQAALENEKTKGDAKTWYVKGKIFEATATEKKDTKEALEAFDAYKKALDINAKLPEALLEMYNRMFNLYATIGNAGYANLNDQKWDSAYLHFKDAFSIADFYNSKNLGSTIGTDTSMTFYAGYAASQAGKKDDALTYLRKAADLHFKAEPALYVLLAQTYEEKGDNANWLKTIEEGKATFPKDKRFNDMELMYYSKTGKTSELLGMLEKKMEENPNDFQTVLDYGIRVDNLANPRGENGSDAAKPANYDELMNKAEAAYKKAIELKADDATANFQLGALYFNRAVGFNKELNAMDSKSLNTPKAKELQAKVTGLMDQALPFFEKADENFTAKAASLEPSDKQTYESCLYALQKIYAIKNDNAKVEVVKKKLENLK; encoded by the coding sequence ATGAAAAAATTACTGGTATCATTGGTCTTTTGCAGTGCAGGATTGGTTGCTGTAGCGCAACGTGCAAAGGTGAACAGCGCAGAAGATGCACTCGCTAAAAAAGACTATGATAAAGCTAAAGCTGATATTCAGGCAGCACTGGAAAATGAAAAAACCAAGGGCGACGCTAAAACCTGGTATGTAAAAGGTAAGATCTTCGAAGCAACAGCTACTGAGAAGAAAGATACCAAAGAAGCACTGGAAGCATTCGATGCTTATAAAAAAGCACTGGATATCAATGCCAAATTACCTGAAGCGCTGCTGGAAATGTACAATCGTATGTTTAACCTGTATGCTACTATCGGTAACGCAGGTTACGCTAACCTGAATGACCAGAAATGGGATTCTGCATATCTCCACTTTAAAGATGCTTTCAGCATAGCTGATTTCTATAACAGTAAGAACTTAGGTAGCACCATCGGTACAGATACATCTATGACCTTCTACGCAGGTTACGCTGCCAGCCAGGCTGGTAAGAAAGATGATGCGCTGACTTACCTGAGAAAAGCTGCTGACCTGCACTTCAAGGCTGAACCAGCCCTGTATGTACTCCTGGCGCAGACTTACGAAGAAAAAGGTGATAATGCCAACTGGCTGAAAACCATCGAAGAAGGTAAAGCTACTTTCCCTAAAGACAAGCGTTTTAACGATATGGAGCTGATGTACTACTCCAAAACCGGTAAAACTTCTGAATTACTGGGGATGCTGGAAAAGAAAATGGAGGAAAATCCAAACGATTTCCAGACAGTACTGGACTATGGTATCCGTGTAGACAACCTGGCAAACCCACGTGGTGAAAACGGTTCAGATGCTGCAAAGCCAGCTAACTACGATGAGCTGATGAACAAAGCAGAAGCTGCTTACAAGAAAGCGATCGAGCTGAAAGCGGATGATGCTACTGCCAACTTCCAGTTAGGTGCGCTGTACTTCAACCGTGCGGTAGGTTTCAACAAAGAACTGAACGCAATGGACAGCAAATCGCTGAACACGCCTAAAGCAAAAGAACTGCAGGCAAAAGTAACTGGTCTGATGGATCAGGCGCTGCCCTTCTTCGAGAAAGCAGACGAAAACTTCACTGCAAAAGCTGCAAGCCTGGAGCCAAGCGACAAACAGACTTACGAAAGCTGTCTGTATGCACTGCAGAAGATCTATGCTATCAAGAACGACAATGCGAAAGTAGAAGTTGTGAAGAAAAAGCTGGAAAATCTGAAATAA